One stretch of Prunus persica cultivar Lovell chromosome G1, Prunus_persica_NCBIv2, whole genome shotgun sequence DNA includes these proteins:
- the LOC18791262 gene encoding cyclin-T1-4 isoform X2, with the protein MSFTRNFRSQGGTTGDEYWPSFSRNDFKNFNNFKNFNNFNHCNNNWNRSRSNSFSRNFNNFHNYMGNYREHADNSNYSKPDSAPSFKRRKFSASTWGDGARHYLPANTYDFAPSIYNNYVPHTRSNGDASTSTTGKRDRSKLEEDELAFMSRDEIERHSPSRKDGIDAVREAHLRYSYCSYLQNLGLRLDLPQTTIATAMVLCHRFFARRSHACHDRFLIATAALFLSAKYEETPRPLNNVLRASCEIFHKQDFSFLSYMLPVDWFEQYRERVTDAEQMILTTLNFELGVQHPYDPLTSILNKLGLSQTVLVNLSLSLVSEGLRSSLWLQFKPHHIAAGAAYLAAKFLNLDLDSYQNVWQEFQATPDILEDVAQQLMELF; encoded by the exons ATGTCTTTTACACGTAACTTCCGCTCCCAAGGGGGCACTACTGGTGACGAGTATTGGCCCTCATTCAGTAGAAACGACTTCAAAAActtcaacaacttcaaaaacttcaacaacttcaaccaCTGCAACAACAACTGGAACAGGAGCAGGAGCAATAGTTTCTCTAGGAATTTTAACAACTTCCATAATTACATGGGCAATTATAGGGAGCATGCTGACAATTCTAATTATTCCAAGCCTGACAGTGCTCCATCATTTAAGAGGAGGAAATTTTCAGCTTCTACTTGGGGTGATGGTGCGAGACACTATCTTCCTGCCAACACATATGACTTTGCCCCTTCTATCTACAATAACTATGTTCCTCACACAAGGTCCAATGGTGATGCCTCTACATCTACTACCGGTAAACGTGACCGCTCAAAATTAGAGGAGGATGAACTGGCCTTTATGTCAagggatgagattgagagacaCTCCCCATCTAGAAAAGATGGTATAGATGCAGTGCGTGAAGCACATTTGCGATACTCATATTGTTCTTACCTTCAGAATCTTGGATTGCGGCTTGATTT GCCACAAACTACTATCGCTACTGCAATGGTTCTCTGCCATCGGTTTTTTGCTCGGCGATCACATGCTTGCCATGATAGATTT TTGATTGCTACCGCcgccctttttctttctgcaaAGTATGAGGAGACACCACGCCCTTTGAATAATGTGTTGAGAGCGTCTTGTGAGATTTTCCATAAGCAGGATTTCAGTTTCTTGTCCTATATGCTCCCTGTT GACTGGTTTGAGCAGTATCGGGAACGGGTGACTGATGCTGAGCAAATGATACTGACCActctaaattttgaacttggtGTGCAGCATCCATATGATCCTCTTACGTCTATTCTTAACAAATTAGGCCTTTCACAAACTGTTTTGGTGAATCTGTCCTTAAGCTTGGTCAGTGAAGG GCTCCGGAGTTCTCTGTGGCTCCAGTTCAAACCACATCATATTGCTGCTGGAGCAGCGTACCTTGCTGCGAAGTTTCTAAATTTGGATCTTGATTCTTATCAAAATGTCTGGCAGGAGTTCCAGGCTACACCAGATATTCTTGAAG ATGTGGCCCAGCAGTTGATGGAACTGTTCTAG
- the LOC18791262 gene encoding cyclin-T1-5 isoform X1 gives MSFTRNFRSQGGTTGDEYWPSFSRNDFKNFNNFKNFNNFNHCNNNWNRSRSNSFSRNFNNFHNYMGNYREHADNSNYSKPDSAPSFKRRKFSASTWGDGARHYLPANTYDFAPSIYNNYVPHTRSNGDASTSTTGKRDRSKLEEDELAFMSRDEIERHSPSRKDGIDAVREAHLRYSYCSYLQNLGLRLDLPQTTIATAMVLCHRFFARRSHACHDRFLIATAALFLSAKYEETPRPLNNVLRASCEIFHKQDFSFLSYMLPVQDWFEQYRERVTDAEQMILTTLNFELGVQHPYDPLTSILNKLGLSQTVLVNLSLSLVSEGLRSSLWLQFKPHHIAAGAAYLAAKFLNLDLDSYQNVWQEFQATPDILEDVAQQLMELF, from the exons ATGTCTTTTACACGTAACTTCCGCTCCCAAGGGGGCACTACTGGTGACGAGTATTGGCCCTCATTCAGTAGAAACGACTTCAAAAActtcaacaacttcaaaaacttcaacaacttcaaccaCTGCAACAACAACTGGAACAGGAGCAGGAGCAATAGTTTCTCTAGGAATTTTAACAACTTCCATAATTACATGGGCAATTATAGGGAGCATGCTGACAATTCTAATTATTCCAAGCCTGACAGTGCTCCATCATTTAAGAGGAGGAAATTTTCAGCTTCTACTTGGGGTGATGGTGCGAGACACTATCTTCCTGCCAACACATATGACTTTGCCCCTTCTATCTACAATAACTATGTTCCTCACACAAGGTCCAATGGTGATGCCTCTACATCTACTACCGGTAAACGTGACCGCTCAAAATTAGAGGAGGATGAACTGGCCTTTATGTCAagggatgagattgagagacaCTCCCCATCTAGAAAAGATGGTATAGATGCAGTGCGTGAAGCACATTTGCGATACTCATATTGTTCTTACCTTCAGAATCTTGGATTGCGGCTTGATTT GCCACAAACTACTATCGCTACTGCAATGGTTCTCTGCCATCGGTTTTTTGCTCGGCGATCACATGCTTGCCATGATAGATTT TTGATTGCTACCGCcgccctttttctttctgcaaAGTATGAGGAGACACCACGCCCTTTGAATAATGTGTTGAGAGCGTCTTGTGAGATTTTCCATAAGCAGGATTTCAGTTTCTTGTCCTATATGCTCCCTGTT CAGGACTGGTTTGAGCAGTATCGGGAACGGGTGACTGATGCTGAGCAAATGATACTGACCActctaaattttgaacttggtGTGCAGCATCCATATGATCCTCTTACGTCTATTCTTAACAAATTAGGCCTTTCACAAACTGTTTTGGTGAATCTGTCCTTAAGCTTGGTCAGTGAAGG GCTCCGGAGTTCTCTGTGGCTCCAGTTCAAACCACATCATATTGCTGCTGGAGCAGCGTACCTTGCTGCGAAGTTTCTAAATTTGGATCTTGATTCTTATCAAAATGTCTGGCAGGAGTTCCAGGCTACACCAGATATTCTTGAAG ATGTGGCCCAGCAGTTGATGGAACTGTTCTAG
- the LOC18791262 gene encoding cyclin-T1-4 isoform X4 gives MSFTRNFRSQGGTTGDEYWPSFSRNDFKNFNNFKNFNNFNHCNNNWNRSRSNSFSRNFNNFHNYMGNYREHADNSNYSKPDSAPSFKRRKFSASTWGDGARHYLPANTYDFAPSIYNNYVPHTRSNGDASTSTTGKRDRSKLEEDELAFMSRDEIERHSPSRKDGIDAVREAHLRYSYCSYLQNLGLRLDLPQTTIATAMVLCHRFFARRSHACHDRFLIATAALFLSAKYEETPRPLNNVLRASCEIFHKQDFSFLSYMLPVDWFEQYRERVTDAEQMILTTLNFELGVQHPYDPLTSILNKLGLSQTVLVNLSLSLVSEGMYTRLALITCMIFLAGGLICCSWKLFDLLLKLNCRYVVDEFS, from the exons ATGTCTTTTACACGTAACTTCCGCTCCCAAGGGGGCACTACTGGTGACGAGTATTGGCCCTCATTCAGTAGAAACGACTTCAAAAActtcaacaacttcaaaaacttcaacaacttcaaccaCTGCAACAACAACTGGAACAGGAGCAGGAGCAATAGTTTCTCTAGGAATTTTAACAACTTCCATAATTACATGGGCAATTATAGGGAGCATGCTGACAATTCTAATTATTCCAAGCCTGACAGTGCTCCATCATTTAAGAGGAGGAAATTTTCAGCTTCTACTTGGGGTGATGGTGCGAGACACTATCTTCCTGCCAACACATATGACTTTGCCCCTTCTATCTACAATAACTATGTTCCTCACACAAGGTCCAATGGTGATGCCTCTACATCTACTACCGGTAAACGTGACCGCTCAAAATTAGAGGAGGATGAACTGGCCTTTATGTCAagggatgagattgagagacaCTCCCCATCTAGAAAAGATGGTATAGATGCAGTGCGTGAAGCACATTTGCGATACTCATATTGTTCTTACCTTCAGAATCTTGGATTGCGGCTTGATTT GCCACAAACTACTATCGCTACTGCAATGGTTCTCTGCCATCGGTTTTTTGCTCGGCGATCACATGCTTGCCATGATAGATTT TTGATTGCTACCGCcgccctttttctttctgcaaAGTATGAGGAGACACCACGCCCTTTGAATAATGTGTTGAGAGCGTCTTGTGAGATTTTCCATAAGCAGGATTTCAGTTTCTTGTCCTATATGCTCCCTGTT GACTGGTTTGAGCAGTATCGGGAACGGGTGACTGATGCTGAGCAAATGATACTGACCActctaaattttgaacttggtGTGCAGCATCCATATGATCCTCTTACGTCTATTCTTAACAAATTAGGCCTTTCACAAACTGTTTTGGTGAATCTGTCCTTAAGCTTGGTCAGTGAAGG GATGTACACAAGATTAGCGTTGATCACCTGTATGATATTCTTAGCTGGCGGATTGATATGCTGTTCATGGAAACTTTTTGATTTACTTCTGAAGTTGAACTGCCGATATGTTGTGGATGAATTTTCATAA
- the LOC18791262 gene encoding cyclin-T1-5 isoform X3, with protein MSFTRNFRSQGGTTGDEYWPSFSRNDFKNFNNFKNFNNFNHCNNNWNRSRSNSFSRNFNNFHNYMGNYREHADNSNYSKPDSAPSFKRRKFSASTWGDGARHYLPANTYDFAPSIYNNYVPHTRSNGDASTSTTGKRDRSKLEEDELAFMSRDEIERHSPSRKDGIDAVREAHLRYSYCSYLQNLGLRLDLPQTTIATAMVLCHRFFARRSHACHDRFLIATAALFLSAKYEETPRPLNNVLRASCEIFHKQDFSFLSYMLPVQDWFEQYRERVTDAEQMILTTLNFELGVQHPYDPLTSILNKLGLSQTVLVNLSLSLVSEGMYTRLALITCMIFLAGGLICCSWKLFDLLLKLNCRYVVDEFS; from the exons ATGTCTTTTACACGTAACTTCCGCTCCCAAGGGGGCACTACTGGTGACGAGTATTGGCCCTCATTCAGTAGAAACGACTTCAAAAActtcaacaacttcaaaaacttcaacaacttcaaccaCTGCAACAACAACTGGAACAGGAGCAGGAGCAATAGTTTCTCTAGGAATTTTAACAACTTCCATAATTACATGGGCAATTATAGGGAGCATGCTGACAATTCTAATTATTCCAAGCCTGACAGTGCTCCATCATTTAAGAGGAGGAAATTTTCAGCTTCTACTTGGGGTGATGGTGCGAGACACTATCTTCCTGCCAACACATATGACTTTGCCCCTTCTATCTACAATAACTATGTTCCTCACACAAGGTCCAATGGTGATGCCTCTACATCTACTACCGGTAAACGTGACCGCTCAAAATTAGAGGAGGATGAACTGGCCTTTATGTCAagggatgagattgagagacaCTCCCCATCTAGAAAAGATGGTATAGATGCAGTGCGTGAAGCACATTTGCGATACTCATATTGTTCTTACCTTCAGAATCTTGGATTGCGGCTTGATTT GCCACAAACTACTATCGCTACTGCAATGGTTCTCTGCCATCGGTTTTTTGCTCGGCGATCACATGCTTGCCATGATAGATTT TTGATTGCTACCGCcgccctttttctttctgcaaAGTATGAGGAGACACCACGCCCTTTGAATAATGTGTTGAGAGCGTCTTGTGAGATTTTCCATAAGCAGGATTTCAGTTTCTTGTCCTATATGCTCCCTGTT CAGGACTGGTTTGAGCAGTATCGGGAACGGGTGACTGATGCTGAGCAAATGATACTGACCActctaaattttgaacttggtGTGCAGCATCCATATGATCCTCTTACGTCTATTCTTAACAAATTAGGCCTTTCACAAACTGTTTTGGTGAATCTGTCCTTAAGCTTGGTCAGTGAAGG GATGTACACAAGATTAGCGTTGATCACCTGTATGATATTCTTAGCTGGCGGATTGATATGCTGTTCATGGAAACTTTTTGATTTACTTCTGAAGTTGAACTGCCGATATGTTGTGGATGAATTTTCATAA